A window of Microbispora hainanensis genomic DNA:
CGTCGGCCCCCGCGTACTGCGCGGCGCTCGCGCGCAGCACCATCGCCCCCACGTGGTGGGCCACGATGTCGTGCACCTCGCGGGCGATCCGCTCCCGCTCGGCGAGCCGGGCGGCCCTGGCCCGCTCCGCGGACAGTTCGGTGGCGTGCCTGGCCTGGGCCTGCCGTACGCCGACGTAGCGGCCGATCGCCACGGGCGCGGTCACCATGGTCATCAGCGCCACCGTACGGAACGGGGTGATGTCGCCCGGGTCGTCCACGATCACGATCGCGGCGACCGAGCAGGTCAGGGCGTACGCCGCGGCGACCCACGGCCAGGTGGCGCGGGTCGCGAACACGCCGAGGGCCACCAGGGCGAGCAGCTGGAGGCTGTTGCCGGTCCTCGGGACGTACTGGTCGGCCACCACGAGCGCGACGCTCTCCAGCAGCAGGACCGCGCCGGGCAGGTGCCGCACGACGCCCAGGGCGAGCCCCGAGAGCATCACCCCGAGCGCGACCGCCCACACGGGCGGCTCGCCGCTGTGCCAGTAGGGCCAGGTGGTCAGCACCGACAGCGCCACCCCGCCGCCCGCGAGCAGCAGGTCGAGCAGCGGCGCGGGGTCCTCCCTGCGGCGCCCCTCCTGGCCGCGCAGGTAGCGGCCGATCAGCACCGGGGCCGCGATCAGCCCGACGGAGTAGAACCAGGTGTTGCTCGTCAGCGCGACGCCGGGATCGGCGAGGTTCACACCGGTCGCGGCGGCGGCGAGCACGGCGGCCGGCGCCGTCCAGCCCCAGCCGCGCGACCGGGCCAGCACGCCCACCGAGATCGGCAGCAGGACCTGGAGGGTGTTGACGGTGAACGCGCCGAGCTGGTCGCAGATCACCAGCAGCACGGACAGATAGACGGCCACAGGGCCGGGCCATCGGCGCAGCAGGCCCATCGGCAGCCCGGCGAGCAGGGCGAAGCCCATCCCCACCCACACCGGGACCGGGGAGCTCCCGTCGCCAGAGAAGCCCCAGGAGCCGGCGCTGACGAGCACGTCGAACGCGGTCCCGGCCACCGCGAGGCCGATGTCGAGGGCCGTGCCGCGTGAGAGCGCGAGGGGCCGGCCGGCGAGGGACCGATCGGTGGGGGGACGGTCGGTGGGGGGACGGTCTGTGAGGGGAGAGTCCGCGATGGGAGAGTCTGTTTGGGGACGGTCTGTGCCAGGAGAGTCCGTGACGGGAGTGTCTGTTGGAGGACGGTCTGTGAGGGGGCGCCGGGCGACGAACCGGCGCGCCGAGTGCCACCGCATGAGGGAACGCTACCGCCCGTCCGGGTGGAAACCCGTCCTCCGGCCGGAGGAGGCCTCTCCTCCTTCTGGCCGCTTCCGCCCGCCGATGGGCCGTACGCGGTGATCCGCCTGGCCGCCAGGTCGGTCCGTACGGCGGGCGAACCAGGCCGTCCGCGGCCATAGCGTCGCGGCATGGCGAACGAAACAGCGGTCTTCTTCGGGCAGTTCCTGCGCTCCCCCGCCGTGACCGGGGCGGTCGCGCCCAGCTCACGGCGGCTGTCGGAGGCGGTGTGCGTGCCGGTTCCGGAGCGCGGCGACCCCGTCGTGGTCGAGCTGGGGCCGGGCACGGGTCCCTTCACCGCCGAGATCCAGCGCCGCATCGGCGGGCGGGGGCGGCATCTTGCGGTCGAGATCAATCCGCGGCTGGCCGGTCATCTCGGCGCCCGCTATCCGGGGGTCGAGCTCGTGGTCGACAGCGCCGCGCGGCTGCCCGAGCTGCTCGCCGGCCGGGGCGTGGCCGCCGCCGACGTGATCGTGAGCGGGCTGCCCTGGGCGGCGTTTCCCCCCGCCCACCAGGCGGACCTGCTGCGGGCCGTGGTCGCCTCGCTCGCGCCGGGGGGCGCGTTCACGACGTTCTCCTACGTGCACGCCCGCCTGCTGCCCGCGGCCCTGCGGTTCCGCCGCAGGCTGGGCGAGGCGTTCGAGGAGGTCGTGGCCGGGCGCACGGTGTGGCGGAACCTGCCGCCCGCCTTCGTCTACCACGCGCGCCGCCCCCGCCGATGATCTCGCGGCCCGCCGAATGACGTTCTAAAGTGACGGGCATGGACTTCACGCTGCCGGAGAGCGCGCAGGCGGTGCGCCGGGGCATCGCGGACATCTGCTCGCGATACGACATGGACTACTGGCAGCGCTGCGAAGCCGAAAAGCGCTGGCCGGAAGAGGTGTGGGCCGAGCTCGCCAAGGGCGGCTGGCTCGGCCTGGCCGTACCCGAGGAGTACGGCGGAGCCGGGCAGGGCCTGCTGGAGCTGGCCGTGGCCACCGAGACGCTGTCGGCCTCCGGCTCCGCGGGCGGTTCCGCGTTCATGTACGTGCTGACGCCGGGGTTCGGGGCGCTGACGCTGGCCAGGCACGGCTCGGCCGAGCAGAAGGCCGCGCTGCTGCCGAAGTTGGCGACGGGCGAGGTCGAGACCTGCTTCGCGCTGACCGAGCCCGACGCCGGGTCCAACTCGCTGGCGATCTCGACCTTCGCCCGCAGGGACGGCGACGACTTCGTCGTCAACGGCCAGAAGATCTGGATCACCGGGGTCCAGCGGGCCTCCTGGATGCTGCTCGTCACCCGGACGATCCCGGCGGCGGAGGCCAGGCCGCGCAGCGACGGGCTGACGGTGTTCCTGGTGAACGTGCCGGAGGCGGTGGCGGCGGGACAGCTGTCCTACCGGCCGATCCCCAAGATGGGCGCGAACACCACGCCGTCCAACATGGTCTTCATCGACGACCTGCGGCTGCCCGCCTCCAGCGTGGTCGGCGAGGTCGACCGGGGGGTGGCCGTGCTGTGGGACGTGCTAAACCCCGAGCGGATCCTCCTGGCGGCCAGCGCCCTCGGCGGGGCCGAGGTGGCGCTGCGGGTGGGCGTCGACTACGCGAAGCAGCGGGAGGTCTTCGGCCGGCCCATCGGGGCCAACCAGGCCGTCGCGTTCCCGCTCGCCCAGGTCAAGGCCAAGATCGAGCTGGCCAGGCTGATGCTGTACAAGGCGGCATGGTCGTTCGACAACCACCTGCCCTGCGGCACGGAGGCCAACATCGCCAAGCTGACGGCCTCGCAGGCCGCGTGGGAGGCCGCCGACGCGGCGTTCCAGACCCACGGGGGCATGGCGTACTCGCTGGAGTATCCCGTCGCCCGGCTGCTGGCCGACGCCAGGATCGGCCGGATCGCGCCGGTGACCGAGGAGCTGCTGCTCAACTATCTGGCCACCCAGGTGCTCGGCCTGCCCAGGAGCTTCTGACCGCATCTGATCGGCCTTCGACCGCCTCCGGATCGCCTCCCGACCGCCTCCCGACCGCCTCCGGCCGCTTGCGCGCCGCTGTCGCGGGGCACCTACTTGAGGCAGCGGAAGGAGTCACACATGCGCGGTCCGTACGCCAGCACGGTGATCAACGCGGACGCCGGGGACGTCTGGGCGTTCCTGCGCGAGTTCGGCAACCTCCACGAATGGCTGCCGGGCGTGGCCACCTGCGAGATCGAGGAGGGCGCACCGCTCGCCCCGGGAGCGGTGCGGCGGGTCGAGGGGGCGGGCGGGGTGTTCCGTGAGCGGCTGCTGACCCTCGACGACGAGGCCCGTACGTTCACCTACGCGATCATCGAGTCGCCGCTGCCGATGCGCGACTACCACGCGACCTGCCGGGTCGCCCCGGTGACGGACTCCGGGCAGGCGTTCGTGGAGTGGCACGCGACCTTCGAGGCCGACGACCCCGAGAAGATCGCCAAGATCCTCACGCGGGGCGTCTTCGTCCCCGGCCTGGAATCGCTCCGCAAACGCTTCGGCTGAGCGTGCCGGACGAATCCCGGCCCTGCTGCGCGTGACCCGGGCCCGCCACGGGCAGCGTGTGCCGGATGCTCCCCGAGTCGTCTCACCACCTGCTTCCGGGGCCGATGCCCGGCCGGTTTCAACGGCGATCAAGACCCAGGCCACTCGGTCAGGGCACGGCCTGCCGGTCGGCGCTCACGGCTCCGGCCGGAAGCGGGGCGGGCGCTTCTCGCGCAGGGCCCGCACGCCCTCGGCGGCATCGGGGCCGGTGAAGCCGAGGAACTCCATGGCCAGCGAGGCGTCGAACGACGGCCCGGCCATGCGCAACCAGTTGTTCAGCGCGTATTTGGTCAGCCGGATCGCCTCGGCCGACCCGGCGGCCAGCCGTGTCGCGATCTCCAGCGCCCTGTCGTGGACCTGGTCGTCGTCGACGCACAGGCTCACCAGCCCCATCGCCTCCGCCTGCTCGCCGGTGACCGGCTCGCACAGCAGCAGGTGATATTTCGCCTTCGCCATCCCGCACAGGAGGGGCCAGATGATCGCCGCGTGGTCGCCCGCCGCGACGCCCAGCCGGGTGTGGCCGTCGATGATGCGGGCCGTCCGCCCGGCCACCGAGATGTCGGCCAGGAGCGCGACGGCCAGCCCCGCCCCCACCGCCGGGCCCTGGATCGCCGAGACAACCGGTTTGGAGCAGTTGAGCACGTTGTAGACGATGTCGCGGGCCTCGGCGAAGACCTCCAGGCGCGTGGCGTGGTCGCGGATCATCTCCTCGATCATCGACAGATCGCCGCCGGCCGAGAACGCCTCGCCCTCCCCGCGTATGATCACCGCCCTGACCTCGTCGTCGCGGTCGACGTCGCGCCAGATCTCGGCCAGCTCCCGGTGGCCGGTGCGGTCCACGGCGTTGCGCCGCGACGGCTCGCTGATCACGACGCGCAGCACGCCGTCGGCGGCCCAGCCGACCTTCAGCTTCTCGTACTCCCTCACGACGCCACTCCTCGCCTGATCCCTGCGGCCGGGGGTCGCGGACCACCGCCGCCCGGGGGAACAGCATGTGGCTAGGGTCCTCCCGCCCGGGGACGCATCGCCATGCCCCGCACAGTAACAGCGCCCGCCGACAGGACCACCGAAGCGGCCGCGGCGCGCTTCCCCGGCCGCCCGCGCCGCCTCCGGCCCCTGACGCCGCCTCACGCCGTCCGCGGTGGCCGCGCCGGCCCGGGACACGGTCCGTACGAGGTCAGGGGCGGGCCGCGTCCACCAGGGCCTCGACCAGGCGGTTGTCCGCGCCGCGCTCGGGGTGCCACTGGACGCCGACGGCGAACCGGTGCCCCTGCAGCTCGACGGCCTCGACGATCTGGTCGTCCGCCCACGCCACCGCGATCAGGCCGGTGCCGAGCCGCCGGACGGCCTGGTGGTGCGCGCCGGTCACCTCCGCGCGGTCGCCCACGGCCTTGCCGACCTTGCTCGACACGCTCACCGTGACCACGTGCGCGGCCGTCGCGTGACGGTTGTGGCCGACGGACTCCCGCAGCGACGTGATCAGCGTGCCGCCCTGGGCGACGTTGAGCACGTGCATGCCGCGCGATATCGCCAGCAGCGGCACGTCCGCCTCCACCGCCGCCTGCGCCAGCGCCGTCTCGAACCGGTCGCGCTGGGGCTGCGGCCCGCCGAACCCGTCGTCGTCCGGCTCCCCCGCCGCGACCTCGCCGTACAGGGCCGGATCGACCTCGACGCCCCCGGCGAGGATGACCGCGTCCAGGCGGCGAATGTAGTCACCGGCGGACACGGGGCTCAACGGCGGCAGCAGGACGGGCGCGCCGCCGGACTTCTCCACCGCGCGCGCGTACGCCTGGGGCGAGATCGCCGCCTCACGGACCCACGTGCCCCAGCGCGCGGCCTCTAGATAGGTGGTGATGCCGACGATGGGACGCGCCATGGCCAATCTCCTGAAGGTGTGCGTGCAGGCAGGCCCCATCATGTCGCAGATCGTTTTCCCTTTTGTCACTTTTCACATCAGTCACACGAGTCACACGGAGGGCGTCACGAAAAATAACGAAGTGTTCACAGTCGGTTGCCTTGCGGGGAATCGGTTGTGACGCCCGAGAGCGAGTGAAACACTCACCGTTGAGCGATCGGTTGAGCCGGGGCCGCCGCCGCTCGTCACCCGGAGCCGTCAGGGAGGTGGATCGACAGACCGGAGCACGCTTCCGGTCCCTAGGGTGGGACACAACTGATGCCGCTGAATCCGCGCCTCGTCAAGGAGAGCTTCTCGGTCGTCGAGCCCGTCGCCGGGAAGGCCGCGGGATATTTCTACGGACGACTGTTCACGCACTGCCCGCAGATGCGGGGCATGTTCCCGCCGGGCATGGAGGTGCAGCGCGACCGGCTCTTCAACGCGCTCACGAGGATCGTCTGGATGCTCGACAGCCCCGAGGGGCTGGCGTCCTATCTCGCCCAGCTGGGGCGGGACCATCGCAAGTACGGCGTGTCCCCCGAGCACTACAAAGTCGTGGGAAACGCCCTCCTCGCCACGATCAGGCACTTCGCCGCCGAGATCTGGACCGACGAGATCGAGGCCGCCTGGACCGAGGCGTACGCCATGGCGGCGAAGATCATGATCGACGCTGCCGACGCCGAGACCACGCCCGCCTGGTGGCTGGCGGAGGTGATCGACCACGAACCACGCACCAGGGACATCGCGGTGCTCACGCTGCGGCCCTCGCAGCCCATGGACTTCGTCCCCGGGCAGTACGTCACGGTGCAGACGGCCAGATGGCCACGCGTGTGGCGGCGGTTCTCCATCGCCAACGCGCCCCGCGCGGACGGCACGCTCCGCCTGCACGTGCGGGCCGTGCCGGGCGGCTGGGTGAGCACGGCGCTGGTCCGCCACACCCGTATCGGCGACCAGCTCCTGCTCGGCCCGCCGGTCGGCACGATGACGCCGCCCGAGCCGGGCCGCGACGTGCTCTGCGTCGCGGGCGGCACCGGCCTCGCGCCGCTCAAGGCCGTCATCGAGCACGTCATCGCCTCCGGCGAGCGCCCGAACATCCACCTGCTGTTCGGCGCCCGCCGCGCGTGCGACCTGTACGACATGCCGGACCTGGCGAGGATGGAGGCCGCCTTCCCCTGGCTGCGGGTCGTGCCGGCGGTCTCCGACGACCCGGCCTACGACGGGATGCGCGGCCGGCTTCCCGACGTGGTCGAGAGGTTCCACTCCTGGGCCGACCACGAGGCGTACGTCTGCGGGCCTGCGGCGATGGTGAACGAGACCGTACGGCGCCTGCAGATGTCGGGCGTGCCGCTCGCGCGGATCCACCGCGACCCGATACACAGCGACGCCGTGCCCGGCGACCCATCACCGGGCCGCATGGTGCACGGCGGCACGGTGCACGGCGGCACGGTGCACGGCGGCACAGTCCATGGCGGCGCGGTTAACAACGACACGTTGGCACACGGCGGCGCGGTCCACGACACGTTGGCGCCCGGCGACCCGGTACATGGCGACCCCGTGCATGGCGACCCCGTGCATGGTGACCCCGTGCATGGTGACCCCGTGCATGGTGATCCCGTGCACGGCGTCCCGGCGCATGGTGATCCGGTGCATGGCGTTCCTGCGCATGGTGATCCGGTGCGCGGCGGCACGGTCCGCAGCGAGGCTTGACCGGAACAGCGGGCGAGGTGGAGGGTTTCCTGGCAGGATTCGAATCGAAAGCGTGATCGAAATCGGCACAGGGAGGACATATGTCCGCACTACTCGCCATCGGGACTCGCAAAGGATTGTTCCTCGCCCGCTCCTCCGACGGCGGCTCGTTCGAGGTCGAGCCCGTGCGGTTCTCCACCATCGGGGTCCACTCGGTCGCGATCGACACCCGCGGCGGCACCCCTCGGCTCCTCGCCGGGATCGAGTACGGCCACTTCGGCCCGTCGGTGATGTGGTCCGACGATCTCGGCGAGACCTGGGAGGAGGCGACCTCCCCGCCGGTCGCCTTCCCCGAGCGCACTGGTGCCGCGCTGGCGCGGGTGTGGCAGCTCCAGCCGTCGCCGTCCGAGCCGGACGTGGTCTGGGCGGGCGCCGAGCCCGCCGCGCTGTTCCGGTCGGAGGACCGCGGGGCCACCTACACCATGGTCGACGGCCTGTGGGACCACCCCACCCGGTCCCAGTGGCAGCCCGGCGGCGGTGGCCTGTGCCTCCACACGGTGATCCCCCACCCCTCCGACCCGCGGCGCATCGCGGTCGCCGCCTCCGCCGTGGGGTTCTTCCGCAGCGACGACGCGGGGGCCACCTGGCGGCCGTCCAACAAGAACATCCGCGCGCCCTTCCTGCCTGAGGGCGCGCAGTATCCCGAGTTCGGGCAGTGCGTGCACAAGGTCGCCCAGCATCCCTCGGTGCCCGACCGGCTCTACCTGCAGCACCACTTCGGGGTCTACCGGTCCGACGACTTCGGCGACTCCTGGACCGAGATCGGGTCGGGCCTGCCCTCCGACTTCGGGTTCCCGATCGCGGTCGACCCGGACGACCCGGACCGGCTCTACGTCTTCCCGCTGCACGGCGACGTCGACCGGACGCCGCTCGATCACCGCTACCAGGTGTTCCGCAGCGACGACGCGGGGGCCACCTGGCAGGGCTTCTCGGCGGGGCTGCCCGAGGGCCCGGTGCACTCCTCGGTGCTCAGGGACGCGATGTCCGCCGGGCCTGCCGGGGTGTTCTTCGGCACCCGGGACGGCGAGGTGTACGGCTCGGCCGACGCGGGCGAGACCTGGTCGCTGATCGCCCGTCACCTGCCCGACGTCCTGTGCGTACGGGCGGCCGTCCTCTGACCGCACCATCGCCCCGCGGCGCCCTTCGGGGCGGCCGCGGGGCGAACACGCGCGCGGCCGCCCGCGGCCTCGGCGCCTTCCGGCGGCTCACGCTCCGGCGGCTCCCCGGCGGGCCGGACTTCGGCGGTTCAGACCTTCCGGTAGCCGGGCACCCAGGCGCCGTCCTCGACGACGTAGTCGCCGAACAGGGCCGGGGCCTCCTCCCGCATGATCTCCCCGATGCGGTTGAAGACGAGGCGGATCTCCTCCTCGGCCCCGGCGGCCGTACGGGCCTCGATCGTGTGCCGCAGGGTGCGCACGTTGGCCGTCCAGACCAGGCCGGTCGCGACGCCCTCGGGGGCGAAGCGGCGCATGAACGAGGTGCGGTGCTTCTTCTCGGGGAAGGGCACGCCGTCCTCGTCCAGCCCGAAGTGGGCCGCCATCCACTTCTGGAACTCCTCCATGCGGTCGAGCATCTCGGTCGCCCGCTTCATCAGCTCGGCGTCCTCGCGCGCCCACTCGGGGATCCAGAACGGGATGTCGCTCAGCCGGACGTAGCGCAGCGACTCCTGCGAGATCGCCACCCCGGGCCGGTGCCGTACGAGCTCGTGCGTGAGCACCCGCGAGACGTTGTGCAGCACGAAGCTGAAGCTGAGGTGTTCGAGCACGCTGCCGTGCGCGCTGGCCAGGATGTTGCGCAGGTACGCGTCCTGGTCCTGCCGGATCCGGGTCACATTGGGGTTCAGGCCCGGCTCGAACGAGCGATAGCACAGCCGCCCGGCGAACTCCGCCAGGTTCTGGGCGTCGAACTCGCCCCGCTCCAGCCGATCAAGCCAGCTCTCCCCGCCGATCTCGTGCAGATAGCGGGCCAGCTCGTCGTAGTCGATAGACGGTTTGGCGACGAGGAAGACCTCGGGCTCGACGCTGCGCATTCACATTCCCCGTGAAGTGGTTGCCGATGGATGACCGTCCAAGCAAACCAGCTCGGGCCCACGATCGCGACCCGGCCCCCTCCCCCCGGACCCCCGGCAGAGGTCCGGGGGTCGGCCCCCGGGTGTCAGCGCCTCAGGTGATGTCGCGGCGGACCGTGGTGGCTGTGGCGACGGCGGCGAACAGCAGGCCATAACCGACCAGGACGATGGCGCCCGCCCAGGCGGGCAGCCATTCCGGCCTGCCCAGGCCGGTGTCCACGTCGATGCTCATCAGCGCCTGCGCGGCCCCGCCCGGCAGCCACTTGCCCACCGAGTGCAGGGCCGGGATGCCGGTGAAAATGCCTTCGATCACATACGCCCAGACGACCGCGGCGACGATGCCGGCGATCTGGTTGCGGACGAGCGCCCCCAGCCCGATGCCGAACACCGCGTACAGCGCGAGCGTCACGAGGACGCCGAGACTGATCTGCGGGATGCGCGAGGCGGACAGGGAGAACTCGCCCCCGGACAGCGTCACGGCCGGGATCACCGTGACCGCCTGGAAGACCAGCACGGCCACCGCGAACAACGCGCCCACGACCAGCCCGGCCACCACCTTGGCGGCGATCACCAGGCCCCGCCGCGGGGTGGTGAGAAAGGTGCCGGTGATCGTCTGGTAGCGATATTCGGAGGTCATCATGACGACGCCCAGGATCATCACGAAAATCCCGCCGCTGGACGCGCTCGACCAGGCGATCTCGGCCCACTCCGCGGTGTCCCGCGCGGGCAGCGCGCTGCCGTTCTGGTCCACCCCCGCGAACGCGATGAGGAAGGCGATGCCCACCCCGACCAGCACCAGCATGACGAGCAGCATGATCCACCACAGTCTCGTGGTGAACAGCTTGCGCAGCTCCGCCTTGACGAGCCCGCTCATCGCCCCTCCGTCAGATCGAGGAAGACCTTGTGCAGACCGGACCGCTCCTGTGCCACCTCGGTGAGCACGACGCGCCGATCCAGAGCGACCCGGCCGACGGCCTCCGGGTCCAGCCCGCGCACGCGCAGCAGGCCGTCCTCGACGTGTTCGACCACGCCGCCCGCCGCTTCGAGCGCGGGGGCGAGCTCGGCGGCCTGGGCGGCACGCACCCGTACGGCGTCCGCGCCGTCGCTGGTGAGCTCGGCCAGGCTGCCCTGGCGCACCAGGCGGCCCCTGGCGATGATCACCACGTTGTCGACCGTCTGCTCGACCTCGGCCAGGACGTGGCTGGAGAGGAGCACCGCCGCTCCCTGGTCGTGGGCGAGGTGGCGCAGGAACCCGCGCAGCCACTCGATGCCCGCCGGGTCGAGGCCGTTGGCGGGTTCGTCGAGGATGTACACCCGGGGCCGGCCGAGCAGGGCGGAGGCGAGCGCGAGCCGCTGCCGCATGCCCAGCGAGAAGCCGCTCACGCGCTTTCCGGCGGCGTCCGCGAGACCGACCTGTTCCAGCGCCTCGTCCGCACGGGCGTCGGGCAGCCCGGCGGCCGTGCACAGGACGCGCAGGTGGTTACGGGCGGTGCGGCCGGGATGGAAGCTCGTGGCCTCCAGTACGGCGCCGATTTCGGCCACCGGATTGGCGAGCGTGACATAACGCTCGCCGTTCACGAGCGCCTCGCCGGAATCGGGCGTGACGAGGCCGAGCAGGCAACGGAGCGTGGTCGTCTTGCCGGCTCCGTTCGGGCCGAGATATCCGGTAACGGATCCGGCCTCCACGCTGAACGAAACGCCGTCCACGGCCTTGACCGGCCCGAACGACTTCACCAGATTTCTGATCTCAATGGCAGCCATCGGGCGCGATTATTCCGCGCAACAGATCGGAAATCATCCTCACAAAGGAGGATCGTTTCGGCTGGGATGAAATCATCAATTTCAGAGGCGATAAACCCGGCGCGCGTTTCCAGAGCCGATCATGTGGGCGATCCGGGCGGCGTCGGCCACGCTCCACTCGCCCTCGGCGATGCGGTCGGCGAGCACGCGGGCCAGGCCGCGGCGATGGCAGAGCGCGGCCAGGAAACACAGCTCGGCGGCGCCGTGGCAGCCGGAGCCGTACATCTGCTTGTGGAACGGCGCGAGTTCGAGCAGCTCGCGCAGCACCTGGGCGGAGCCGGCGGCGGTGTGGGCGACGGCGGGCCCGGCGTCCACGTACACGTGCGGGAAGGCGCCCGCCAGGTACGCCGCCTGGCGGTGATAGGGGTAGCAGTGCAGCAGGACGACGGGCACCCCGAGCGGGGCGAGGGCGCGGACGAAGCCGGTCAGCAGCGCGGGGTCGGCCCGGTGGCCGATCCCGACGCCGGACGGGCCGCCGCCGGACAGCCCCCAGCCCGACATGCTCAGGCCCGACAGGCCCCAGCCGGACAGGCCGCAGTGGAACTGCACCGGCAGGCCCCGCTCCCTTGCCACGTCGACCGCCGCCCAGAGCAGGTGCCGTACGAGGACGGGGTCGTCCAGCCGCGACTTGGGGTCGGCGAGCCTGCGGCCGGCCGCCGCGATCACGCTGCCGCGCGAGGGCCGGGAGGGATCGAAGCCGAGGCCGCAGTGGTGCGCCGCGACCGACTTGAGCGCGGTGGCGCGGGCCGCGCGGGCGGCGAGCTCGTCCCGCAGCAGCCCGGCGTAGTCGGCCGCCGGAAGCCCGGCCTCGGCGACGTCCTGCTCGACCTGTTCGAGCCGCACGATCTCGTCGGCGGCGGCCGAGCCGAGACGCCCCATCTCGGCGGGTGAGAGCAGCCCGGGGACGT
This region includes:
- a CDS encoding amidohydrolase family protein, whose protein sequence is MPEPRSHDMLPMPLPDAVRAALLAPMVDQHCCGVRRDDTTRSGFEQLIGEGGTPAPPGTTHFDTPAGAAIRRWCAPVLGLEPHASATVYLSRRAELGAAEVNRRLLRGAGVSAFLVDTGLDVPGLLSPAEMGRLGSAAADEIVRLEQVEQDVAEAGLPAADYAGLLRDELAARAARATALKSVAAHHCGLGFDPSRPSRGSVIAAAGRRLADPKSRLDDPVLVRHLLWAAVDVARERGLPVQFHCGLSGWGLSGLSMSGWGLSGGGPSGVGIGHRADPALLTGFVRALAPLGVPVVLLHCYPYHRQAAYLAGAFPHVYVDAGPAVAHTAAGSAQVLRELLELAPFHKQMYGSGCHGAAELCFLAALCHRRGLARVLADRIAEGEWSVADAARIAHMIGSGNARRVYRL
- a CDS encoding ABC transporter ATP-binding protein; the protein is MAAIEIRNLVKSFGPVKAVDGVSFSVEAGSVTGYLGPNGAGKTTTLRCLLGLVTPDSGEALVNGERYVTLANPVAEIGAVLEATSFHPGRTARNHLRVLCTAAGLPDARADEALEQVGLADAAGKRVSGFSLGMRQRLALASALLGRPRVYILDEPANGLDPAGIEWLRGFLRHLAHDQGAAVLLSSHVLAEVEQTVDNVVIIARGRLVRQGSLAELTSDGADAVRVRAAQAAELAPALEAAGGVVEHVEDGLLRVRGLDPEAVGRVALDRRVVLTEVAQERSGLHKVFLDLTEGR